In Bacillus pumilus, the sequence GGTGTGAAGCTTGATGCATGAATTTCGATTTCTTCGTTGTCCTGCTCAGAAATTGGGTAGTAAAGGACATATGACTTGTTAAAATGGTCGCTTTCAAAAGTAAATAGTACTTCGCAAAGCTGTTCATTTCCATTATCATCAACGATTGTAATTTGCTTTTCTCCGTGTTCCATTTGATTCACCTCATTTTAATTTAAGCTGTCTAAGTACCCTTGAAGGATCATGACAGCCGCCATTTTATCAATGACTTTTTTACGCTTTTGTCTGCTCACATCTGCAGAGATGAGCATTTTTTCCGCTGCCATTGTCGACAGACGCTCGTCCCAAAGCACAACAGG encodes:
- a CDS encoding DUF1292 domain-containing protein, whose product is MEHGEKQITIVDDNGNEQLCEVLFTFESDHFNKSYVLYYPISEQDNEEIEIHASSFTPNEDGEDGELKPIETDEEWDMIEETLNTFLDQEDEE